A window of the Streptomyces sp. NBC_01351 genome harbors these coding sequences:
- a CDS encoding DUF1206 domain-containing protein, translating into MSASIGGTRARGTHTAVAVAARCGLATRGVLYVLVGLLALQIAGGDAGEVADRSGALSELAGRPYGRVLVWAIGIGLVAMALWRLSEAVFGAAGPDGRKLTKRVASAARAVFYAAVAFSVLVFAAGEGGARSSDEQSRDVTAKVLEAPAGQWLVALAGLAIAIGGIVIIVGAARLTFREEMDIGHLPERLRQGVEALGVIGGIARGAVFTAAGGTLVYAAISYDPGKAKGLDDTLRSFAQTPVGPWLLLVVATGLLLFGVFSWAMAAWRRV; encoded by the coding sequence ATGTCGGCATCCATCGGCGGAACCCGGGCCCGCGGCACGCACACGGCAGTGGCAGTGGCTGCCCGGTGCGGCCTGGCCACGCGCGGGGTGCTCTACGTACTGGTGGGCCTGCTGGCCCTGCAGATCGCGGGCGGGGACGCCGGGGAGGTGGCCGACAGGTCGGGGGCGCTCAGCGAGCTCGCCGGCCGCCCCTACGGGCGGGTGCTCGTGTGGGCCATCGGCATCGGCCTGGTGGCGATGGCGCTGTGGCGGCTTTCGGAGGCCGTCTTCGGTGCAGCCGGACCCGACGGACGGAAGCTCACCAAGCGGGTCGCGTCCGCCGCACGCGCTGTCTTCTATGCGGCGGTGGCCTTCTCGGTACTGGTCTTCGCCGCCGGCGAGGGCGGCGCACGCTCCAGTGACGAGCAGTCGCGGGACGTGACTGCCAAGGTGCTGGAGGCCCCGGCGGGCCAATGGCTTGTGGCGCTGGCGGGCCTCGCCATCGCCATAGGCGGCATCGTGATCATCGTGGGCGCGGCCCGGCTCACCTTCCGCGAGGAGATGGACATCGGCCACCTGCCCGAGCGCCTCCGCCAGGGCGTGGAGGCGCTCGGTGTCATCGGCGGCATCGCACGTGGCGCCGTGTTCACGGCTGCCGGCGGAACCCTCGTCTACGCGGCCATCTCCTATGACCCGGGGAAGGCCAAGGGCTTGGATGACACGCTCCGCTCCTTCGCCCAGACCCCCGTCGGCCCGTGGCTGCTGCTCGTCGTAGCGACGGGCCTGTTGCTGTTCGGTGTGTTCTCCTGGGCCATGGCTGCATGGCGGCGGGTGTGA
- a CDS encoding STAS domain-containing protein, translating into MPSHHRHDGSVPPTAAQALYDDVVWADAVVRCANAGPGTTPSLTAEPLRDRPGALLSGSCDFDTRPILSAALGVVTRIPGRIVHLDLSAVAFLDTAAVAALVQATATVTGQGRRLLLHHPPYSLRKVAEMFPDECATLKVAA; encoded by the coding sequence ATGCCATCGCATCACCGACACGACGGGTCCGTCCCGCCCACGGCCGCGCAGGCGCTCTACGACGACGTGGTGTGGGCGGACGCGGTCGTGCGGTGCGCGAACGCGGGACCGGGGACGACTCCGTCGCTGACCGCCGAGCCGTTGCGCGACCGTCCCGGCGCCCTCCTGAGCGGCAGCTGCGACTTCGACACCCGGCCGATCCTCAGCGCGGCGCTCGGTGTCGTCACCCGGATCCCCGGCCGGATCGTCCACCTCGATCTCTCCGCCGTGGCCTTCCTCGACACGGCCGCCGTCGCCGCCCTGGTACAGGCCACCGCCACCGTCACCGGGCAGGGGCGTCGCCTGCTGCTCCACCACCCGCCCTACTCGCTCCGCAAGGTGGCGGAGATGTTCCCGGACGAATGTGCCACGCTGAAGGTCGCAGCATGA
- a CDS encoding SigB/SigF/SigG family RNA polymerase sigma factor yields the protein MSRSAIAVSPIRATGVQTAPAVPDTVEATAQDVALPEVKNAGEMAPADARELSKLFFRSLRTLEEGTREYQYARNTLIEMNLSLVQFAARRFRSRAVGGGLDMDDIIQVGTIGLIKAIDRYDPEREVEFSTLALPYITGEIKRYFRDTTWAVHVPRRLQELRIELAKAQEALTDVLGRAPTVKEVAEHLELTEEQVIDGLVAANGYTSGSLDTADSDEPSTTSRTARPPADRLGEVDPAMELFEDFHTLAPLLEELDERDRLILRLRFGQDKTQAEIGAELGISQMQVSRLLSRTLTRLRAGMLSE from the coding sequence ATGTCTCGCTCGGCCATCGCCGTAAGCCCCATTCGTGCAACAGGCGTGCAGACCGCCCCCGCTGTGCCCGACACGGTGGAAGCCACGGCGCAGGACGTGGCACTGCCCGAGGTGAAGAACGCCGGGGAGATGGCGCCCGCCGACGCGCGCGAGCTCTCGAAGCTCTTCTTCCGGAGCCTTCGCACCCTGGAGGAGGGCACGCGCGAGTACCAGTACGCCCGCAACACCCTGATCGAGATGAACCTCTCACTCGTCCAGTTCGCCGCGCGACGTTTCCGCTCCCGCGCCGTCGGGGGCGGCCTCGACATGGACGACATCATCCAGGTGGGGACCATCGGCCTCATCAAGGCCATCGACCGCTACGACCCCGAGCGCGAGGTCGAGTTCTCCACCCTCGCCCTCCCCTACATCACCGGTGAGATCAAGCGCTACTTCCGCGACACCACCTGGGCCGTGCACGTCCCGCGGCGCCTCCAGGAACTGCGCATCGAGCTCGCCAAGGCCCAGGAGGCCCTGACCGACGTCCTGGGCCGTGCGCCGACGGTCAAGGAGGTCGCCGAGCACCTCGAACTGACGGAGGAGCAGGTCATCGACGGGCTGGTCGCCGCCAACGGCTATACGAGTGGCTCCCTGGACACCGCCGACAGCGACGAGCCGTCGACGACGAGCCGGACGGCGCGGCCGCCGGCGGACCGGCTCGGTGAGGTCGACCCGGCCATGGAACTCTTCGAGGACTTCCACACCCTCGCGCCCCTGCTGGAAGAGCTGGACGAACGCGACCGGCTGATCCTGCGCTTGCGCTTCGGCCAGGACAAGACCCAGGCCGAGATCGGCGCCGAACTCGGCATCTCGCAGATGCAGGTCTCGCGTCTGCTGTCCCGGACCCTGACCCGGCTGCGTGCCGGGATGCTCTCGGAGTAG
- a CDS encoding NAD(P)/FAD-dependent oxidoreductase, whose product MARPRILVVGAGFAGVECVRRLERRLSPTEAEITLITPSSYQLYLPLLPQVAAGVLTPQSIAVSLRRSRTHRTRIVPGGAVGVDTRGKVCVVRKISGEPTSLAYDHLVLAPGSVTRSLDIPGLAEHARGMKTLAEAAHLRDHVIAQLDLADACEDGAERAARLCFVVVGGGYAGTETAACLQRLTHHAIRRYPRLDPRQIRWHLVDIAPALMPELGEALGKSALDVLRRRGVEVSLGVSVAKAGPDELTLTDGRVLHSRTLIWTAGVAASPLIAALEAETDRGRLVVAPDLTVPGLAGVFALGDAAAVPDVAAGGEGAICAPTAQHAQRQGRTAADNLIAILRHQPLVPYRHKDLGLVVDLGGRDGVSRPLGIELRGLPAQAVARGYHWAALRTNVAKTRVLTNWMLNAIAGDDFVRTGFQTWRPPTLREFEHTDAYLTPEQVREHTASLRAGRLP is encoded by the coding sequence GTGGCACGTCCGAGGATTCTCGTGGTGGGAGCCGGATTCGCCGGTGTGGAGTGCGTACGACGCCTGGAGCGGCGGCTCTCCCCCACCGAGGCCGAGATCACCCTGATCACCCCGTCCTCCTACCAGCTCTACCTGCCGCTGCTGCCGCAGGTGGCCGCCGGGGTCCTGACCCCGCAGTCGATCGCCGTGTCCCTGCGCCGCAGCCGCACACACCGTACACGCATCGTCCCGGGCGGCGCCGTCGGTGTGGACACGCGAGGGAAGGTGTGCGTCGTACGGAAGATCTCGGGCGAGCCGACCTCCCTGGCCTACGACCACCTGGTCCTGGCCCCGGGCAGCGTCACCCGCTCCCTCGACATCCCCGGGCTCGCCGAGCACGCCCGCGGCATGAAGACCCTCGCCGAGGCCGCCCACTTGCGCGACCACGTCATCGCCCAGCTCGATCTCGCCGACGCCTGCGAGGACGGGGCGGAGCGGGCGGCACGGCTCTGCTTCGTCGTCGTGGGCGGCGGCTACGCCGGCACCGAAACGGCGGCCTGCCTGCAGCGGCTCACCCACCACGCGATCCGGCGCTATCCGCGCCTGGACCCGCGACAGATCCGCTGGCACCTGGTGGACATCGCGCCGGCGCTGATGCCCGAACTCGGCGAGGCGCTGGGCAAGTCCGCCCTGGACGTGTTGCGCCGACGGGGCGTCGAGGTCTCGCTCGGCGTGTCCGTCGCCAAAGCCGGTCCCGACGAGCTGACGCTCACCGACGGCCGTGTCCTGCACAGCCGCACCTTGATCTGGACCGCCGGGGTGGCCGCCAGCCCGCTCATCGCCGCCCTGGAGGCCGAAACCGATCGCGGGCGGCTCGTGGTCGCCCCCGACCTGACGGTGCCCGGCCTTGCGGGAGTCTTCGCGCTCGGCGACGCGGCCGCGGTGCCGGACGTGGCCGCGGGCGGGGAGGGGGCGATCTGTGCGCCCACCGCCCAGCACGCTCAGCGGCAGGGGCGCACTGCCGCCGACAACCTCATCGCGATCCTGCGCCACCAGCCGCTCGTGCCCTACCGGCACAAGGACCTGGGGCTCGTGGTGGACCTGGGAGGACGCGACGGTGTCTCCAGGCCGCTCGGCATCGAGCTGCGCGGCCTGCCGGCGCAGGCGGTGGCACGGGGCTACCACTGGGCGGCGCTGCGCACGAACGTGGCCAAGACGCGGGTGCTGACGAACTGGATGCTCAACGCAATCGCGGGAGACGACTTCGTACGGACGGGCTTCCAGACGTGGAGGCCGCCGACACTGCGGGAGTTCGAGCACACCGACGCATACCTGACGCCCGAACAAGTGCGCGAGCACACGGCTTCACTGCGCGCCGGACGCCTCCCGTAA
- a CDS encoding HAMP domain-containing protein — MAERTDAESLSGSAALPCEDGIGESELRRLLAGLTAVRDGDFRTRLPDTADGLLGEIATVFNGMADQLSLFTSEVTRVAREVGTEGTLGGQADVPGVGGAWLDLTDSVNFMAGNLTAQVRSIAQVATAVAKGDLSQKINVDARGEILGLKETINTMVDQLSGFAGEVTRVAREVGTEGRLGGQADVKGVSGTWKDLTESVNVMADNLTAQVRSIAEVTTAVAQGDLTQKIRVDARGEILELKETINTMVDQLSGFADEVTRVAREVGTEGNLGGQATVRGVAGTWKDLTDNVNSMASNLTGQVRNIALVTTAVANGDLSKKIDVDARGEILELKTTINTMVDQLSSFAAEVTRVAREVGSEGRLGGQAEVEGVSGTWKRLTENVNELAGNLTRQVRAIAEVASAVAEGDLTRSITVDASGEVAELKDNINSMVGSLRETTRANQEQDWLKTNLARVSGLMQGHRDLAAVAELIMDELTPLVAAQYGAFYLAEDGPHGTVLTLVGSYGRPAGARGTGFALGESLVGQAARSHRAIFTDQVPGDYVISSGLGHTTPGSLIILPIVVDDQVLGVIELASFGAFTPVHRDFLGQLMETIGVNLNTIVANARTDELLGESQRLTGELQARSEELQIQQEELQRSNAELEEKAALLASQNRDIETKNLEIEQARQELEDRARQLSLASTYKSEFLANMSHELRTPLNSLLILAQLLAQNPARNLTPKQVEYAGVIHSAGSDLLQLINDILDLSKVEAGKMDINPERVHLSQLLEYVEATFRPMTTQKSLDFTVTTAPDAPADLYTDDPRLRQILRNLLSNAVKFTERGGVELRIEPATGPDVPARLAGRAPLVAFRVRDTGIGIPEQQLESVFGAFQQADGTTSRKYGGTGLGLSITREIAQLLGGAVTAESTPGQGSTFTFYLPAVRADHDRAALADAPAPASHGAAETENPERGRAGIALPPQRQARRLLVIEERQGGLLSLVAESADRDFAPSHRPTGDRGGIQVVNATSSREAAAALASASFHCVVLELDMPGGEALRFLDALDGDPALSSLPVLAHDNSRLKTGQEQALRDRAGSRHFELLSSLDELRERIVLHLSSDQPGDVLPLVQGGAEPQHVAQPLDDDLAGRTVLVVDDDARNLYALSGVLELHGVRVLHAEDGRKGIEMLTHNEGVDLILMDVMMPELDGYAATAEIRRMPAYAGLPIIAVTAKAMPGDREKSLAAGASDYVTKPVDADDLIARVRPWLTR; from the coding sequence ATGGCTGAGCGGACGGACGCGGAGTCACTGAGCGGGTCAGCTGCGCTTCCGTGCGAGGACGGGATCGGCGAATCGGAGTTGCGCCGGCTGCTGGCCGGCCTGACAGCCGTGCGGGACGGGGATTTCCGTACGCGGCTGCCCGATACGGCGGACGGGCTGCTCGGCGAGATCGCCACGGTCTTCAACGGGATGGCCGATCAGCTGTCGCTGTTCACGTCCGAAGTGACGCGGGTGGCACGCGAAGTGGGTACCGAGGGAACGCTCGGTGGTCAGGCGGACGTACCGGGTGTCGGAGGCGCGTGGCTGGACCTCACGGATTCGGTCAACTTCATGGCCGGGAACCTCACGGCCCAGGTGCGCTCCATCGCCCAGGTTGCGACCGCCGTGGCCAAGGGCGACCTCTCCCAGAAGATCAACGTCGACGCGCGCGGGGAGATCCTGGGGCTGAAGGAGACCATCAACACGATGGTCGACCAGCTCTCCGGTTTCGCCGGCGAGGTCACCCGGGTCGCCCGGGAGGTCGGCACCGAGGGCCGGCTGGGTGGTCAGGCGGACGTCAAGGGGGTCTCCGGCACCTGGAAGGACCTCACGGAGTCGGTCAACGTCATGGCCGACAACCTGACCGCGCAGGTCCGCTCGATCGCGGAGGTCACCACCGCGGTGGCCCAGGGCGACCTGACACAGAAGATCCGGGTGGACGCGCGCGGGGAGATCCTGGAGCTGAAGGAGACCATCAACACGATGGTCGACCAGCTCTCCGGTTTCGCGGACGAAGTCACTCGGGTCGCCCGCGAAGTCGGCACCGAGGGAAACCTGGGGGGCCAGGCCACGGTCCGCGGCGTGGCGGGAACCTGGAAGGACCTCACCGACAACGTCAACTCCATGGCGAGCAACCTCACCGGGCAGGTCCGCAACATCGCCCTGGTCACGACGGCCGTGGCCAACGGTGATCTGTCGAAGAAGATCGACGTGGATGCCCGTGGCGAGATCCTGGAGTTGAAGACCACCATCAACACGATGGTCGACCAGCTCTCCTCCTTCGCGGCCGAGGTCACGCGCGTCGCCCGCGAGGTGGGCAGCGAAGGCCGCCTGGGGGGCCAGGCCGAAGTGGAGGGCGTCTCCGGCACGTGGAAGCGTCTGACGGAGAACGTCAACGAACTGGCCGGGAACCTGACCCGCCAGGTCCGGGCCATCGCCGAGGTCGCCAGCGCGGTCGCCGAGGGCGACCTCACCCGTTCGATCACGGTCGACGCCTCCGGCGAGGTCGCCGAACTCAAGGACAACATCAACTCGATGGTCGGCTCGCTGCGGGAGACCACCCGCGCCAATCAGGAACAGGACTGGCTCAAGACCAATCTGGCTCGCGTCTCGGGCCTGATGCAGGGCCACCGCGACCTCGCCGCCGTCGCCGAACTCATCATGGACGAGCTGACGCCGCTGGTCGCCGCCCAGTACGGGGCCTTCTACCTCGCCGAGGACGGCCCCCACGGCACCGTCCTCACTCTGGTCGGCTCCTACGGGCGCCCCGCCGGCGCCAGGGGCACCGGCTTCGCCCTGGGGGAATCCCTGGTCGGGCAGGCCGCGCGCAGTCACCGAGCCATCTTCACGGACCAGGTCCCCGGCGACTACGTCATCTCCTCGGGCCTCGGCCACACCACCCCCGGCAGCCTGATCATCCTGCCGATCGTCGTGGATGACCAGGTCCTCGGAGTGATCGAGCTTGCCTCCTTCGGGGCCTTCACCCCCGTGCACCGGGACTTCCTGGGCCAGTTGATGGAAACCATCGGCGTCAACCTCAACACGATCGTCGCCAACGCCCGCACCGACGAGCTCCTCGGCGAGTCCCAGCGACTCACCGGCGAACTGCAGGCCCGCTCGGAGGAACTCCAGATCCAGCAGGAGGAACTCCAGCGCTCCAACGCCGAGTTGGAGGAGAAGGCGGCCCTCCTCGCCAGCCAGAACCGTGACATCGAGACCAAGAACCTGGAGATCGAACAGGCCCGGCAGGAACTGGAGGACCGTGCCCGGCAGTTGTCGCTGGCCTCCACCTACAAGTCCGAGTTCCTGGCCAACATGAGCCACGAGCTGCGCACACCGCTCAACAGCCTCCTCATCCTCGCCCAGCTGCTCGCCCAGAACCCCGCCCGCAACCTCACCCCGAAACAGGTCGAGTACGCGGGCGTCATCCACTCGGCGGGCTCGGACCTGCTCCAGCTGATCAACGACATCCTCGACCTGTCGAAGGTCGAGGCCGGAAAGATGGACATCAACCCCGAGCGGGTGCACCTGTCGCAGCTGTTGGAATACGTCGAGGCCACCTTCCGCCCGATGACCACGCAGAAGAGCCTCGACTTCACCGTCACCACCGCCCCCGACGCCCCGGCCGACCTGTACACCGACGACCCGCGGCTGCGTCAGATCCTGCGCAACCTGCTGTCCAACGCGGTCAAATTCACCGAACGCGGCGGCGTCGAGCTGCGGATCGAACCGGCGACGGGTCCCGACGTCCCCGCCAGGCTCGCCGGCCGCGCGCCCCTGGTGGCCTTCCGGGTACGGGACACCGGCATCGGCATCCCCGAGCAGCAGCTGGAGTCCGTCTTCGGCGCGTTCCAGCAGGCAGACGGCACCACCAGCCGCAAGTACGGCGGCACCGGCCTCGGGCTCTCCATCACCCGCGAAATCGCCCAACTCCTCGGCGGCGCCGTCACCGCGGAGAGCACACCAGGGCAGGGCAGCACCTTCACCTTCTACCTGCCGGCCGTCCGCGCGGACCACGATCGGGCCGCCCTCGCCGACGCTCCGGCGCCCGCCTCGCACGGCGCCGCCGAAACCGAGAACCCCGAACGCGGTCGTGCGGGTATCGCCCTGCCGCCGCAGCGGCAGGCCCGCCGCCTCCTGGTGATCGAAGAACGTCAGGGCGGCCTGCTCTCCCTCGTCGCCGAGAGCGCCGACCGGGACTTCGCCCCCAGCCACCGACCGACCGGCGACCGCGGGGGCATCCAGGTGGTCAACGCCACGAGCTCACGGGAAGCCGCCGCTGCCCTGGCATCGGCCTCCTTCCACTGCGTGGTCCTCGAACTCGACATGCCCGGCGGCGAAGCCTTGCGCTTCCTTGACGCGCTCGACGGGGACCCGGCGCTCTCCTCCCTGCCCGTCCTGGCGCACGACAACTCCCGTCTGAAGACGGGGCAGGAGCAGGCGCTGCGGGATCGGGCCGGGTCACGCCACTTCGAACTGCTGTCGAGTCTGGACGAGCTCCGGGAGCGCATCGTGCTGCACCTGTCTTCCGATCAGCCGGGGGATGTGCTGCCCCTCGTACAGGGGGGCGCGGAGCCGCAGCATGTCGCCCAGCCGCTCGATGACGACCTGGCCGGACGTACCGTCCTCGTCGTCGACGACGACGCGCGCAACCTGTACGCCCTCAGCGGCGTGCTCGAACTGCATGGTGTACGCGTGCTCCACGCCGAAGACGGGCGCAAGGGCATCGAGATGCTCACCCACAACGAGGGCGTCGATCTGATCCTGATGGACGTGATGATGCCGGAACTGGACGGCTACGCGGCGACCGCGGAAATCCGGCGGATGCCGGCCTACGCCGGTCTGCCGATCATCGCGGTCACCGCCAAGGCGATGCCCGGCGACCGGGAGAAAAGCCTCGCCGCCGGGGCCAGTGACTACGTGACCAAGCCGGTCGACGCCGACGACCTCATCGCCCGCGTCCGGCCCTGGCTCACGAGATGA
- a CDS encoding ATP-binding protein, with amino-acid sequence METIGPEARDPLRAGLSVAGQRRRLALSGVRGHVAKGRDFTHQALLDWGWDGTETAEDTLLLVSELLTNASLHAGGCIELALTAGEVLRIEVFDGTTTPPRRHPSPQRGLPGGHGLYIVERISDRWGTRTHENGKAVWAEIEASRLVSGRSTGR; translated from the coding sequence GTGGAAACCATCGGGCCGGAAGCACGCGATCCACTGCGCGCTGGGCTTTCCGTCGCGGGGCAGCGCCGTCGACTCGCCCTGTCCGGCGTTCGCGGCCACGTGGCCAAGGGCCGCGACTTCACGCACCAGGCCTTGCTGGACTGGGGCTGGGACGGGACCGAGACCGCCGAGGACACCCTGCTCCTCGTGTCCGAACTGCTGACCAACGCGTCGCTGCACGCGGGTGGTTGCATCGAGCTCGCGCTCACGGCCGGTGAGGTCCTGCGGATCGAGGTCTTCGACGGTACGACGACGCCGCCCCGCCGCCACCCCTCCCCGCAGCGGGGACTCCCGGGCGGACACGGCCTCTACATCGTGGAGCGCATCTCCGATCGCTGGGGCACCCGCACCCATGAGAACGGCAAAGCCGTCTGGGCCGAGATCGAGGCGTCCCGGCTGGTTTCGGGCAGGTCCACGGGCCGGTGA
- a CDS encoding sensor histidine kinase, translating to MINLPASTASGAFVHPAFFYQGQAEYLAGVGAFVRTALAADEPVLVAVPGARLDALRESLDVDAAEVTWTDMTRLGRNPGRILADLQDFADRYAGRSARIVGEPIWPGRSQAEVLEATRHEALINTAFAERRATILCPYDVLGLSAAVVSDARRTHPTLIEKGEDVVSPAYANASAVCSDCDHPLPEPDGAALRFEYAHGQLGEVREYAEAWARGTALSAARRGDLVLAVSEAAANSLSHGGGKGTLRLWHSAGSGVVAEIRDGGHLADPLAGRRRPSLASPHGGRGLWMIHQLCDLVEIRASADDLTLRLHMTAP from the coding sequence ATGATCAACCTTCCTGCGTCCACCGCCTCCGGAGCCTTCGTCCACCCCGCCTTCTTCTATCAGGGTCAGGCGGAGTACCTGGCAGGAGTCGGCGCATTCGTACGTACCGCTCTCGCGGCCGACGAGCCGGTGCTCGTGGCCGTGCCCGGTGCGCGTCTGGATGCCCTGCGCGAAAGCCTCGACGTGGACGCGGCCGAGGTCACGTGGACGGACATGACGCGGTTGGGCCGCAATCCCGGCCGCATCCTGGCCGACTTGCAGGATTTCGCGGACCGATACGCAGGCCGGTCCGCCCGGATCGTGGGCGAGCCGATCTGGCCGGGCCGCTCGCAGGCCGAGGTGCTGGAGGCCACGCGCCACGAGGCCCTCATCAACACCGCCTTCGCGGAGCGGCGGGCCACCATCCTGTGCCCGTACGACGTCCTGGGCCTTTCGGCCGCAGTGGTCTCCGATGCCCGGCGCACCCACCCCACGCTGATCGAGAAGGGCGAGGACGTGGTCAGCCCGGCCTACGCCAATGCCTCGGCGGTCTGCTCCGACTGTGATCACCCGCTGCCGGAACCCGACGGCGCCGCCCTCCGGTTCGAGTACGCCCACGGGCAGCTGGGCGAGGTGCGCGAGTACGCCGAGGCCTGGGCCCGCGGCACGGCCCTGAGCGCGGCGCGGCGCGGCGATCTCGTCCTCGCGGTCAGCGAGGCCGCGGCCAACTCCCTCTCCCACGGGGGCGGGAAGGGCACCCTGCGCCTGTGGCACTCCGCCGGCTCCGGGGTCGTGGCCGAGATCCGCGACGGCGGCCACCTGGCCGATCCGCTGGCGGGGCGCCGCCGCCCCTCGCTGGCGTCGCCCCATGGAGGCCGCGGCCTGTGGATGATCCATCAGCTGTGCGACTTGGTGGAGATCCGCGCCTCGGCCGACGACCTCACTCTGAGGCTGCACATGACAGCCCCGTGA
- a CDS encoding ATP-binding protein, which produces MRALAVKAVGWARSFPVSKGVRAARQWTAWHLASLSWNNSAADTVHSVLLSVSELVTNAHLHAACTAHLVLTWDGSCLHVSVADSDPRLPGPSSADAGATGGRGLAIVATLADSWDVHAFHGGKAITACFRPWGGPAPHTGPPPGRGGARPS; this is translated from the coding sequence GTGAGGGCATTGGCGGTCAAGGCAGTGGGCTGGGCACGCTCGTTTCCGGTTTCGAAGGGAGTGCGGGCGGCACGGCAGTGGACCGCCTGGCACCTGGCATCGCTCTCGTGGAACAACTCGGCTGCGGACACGGTGCATTCCGTGCTTCTGAGCGTCTCCGAGCTCGTCACGAACGCCCATTTGCATGCGGCGTGCACCGCCCACCTCGTGCTGACGTGGGACGGCAGCTGCCTCCATGTGAGCGTCGCAGACTCCGATCCGCGGCTGCCCGGCCCGAGCTCGGCCGACGCCGGCGCCACGGGCGGCCGGGGGCTGGCCATCGTCGCCACCCTGGCCGACTCCTGGGACGTCCACGCGTTCCACGGCGGCAAGGCGATCACCGCCTGCTTCCGCCCCTGGGGCGGACCCGCCCCTCACACCGGCCCACCTCCCGGCCGGGGCGGGGCTCGCCCGTCATGA
- a CDS encoding STAS domain-containing protein, whose product MTGARDAKGEGVVGESYLAGAGWVVAAHGELDQDTLGPLEEALASAADQHQLVVLDAGSVTFGDSSFLNLLLRLHHLTTLRIAAPGDQLRRLFALTGADTVLSLHPNVEDAVRAS is encoded by the coding sequence ATGACCGGAGCAAGGGACGCGAAGGGTGAGGGCGTGGTCGGGGAAAGCTACCTGGCGGGTGCCGGGTGGGTGGTGGCCGCGCACGGCGAGCTCGACCAGGACACGCTGGGCCCCCTGGAGGAGGCGCTCGCCTCTGCCGCGGATCAGCACCAGTTGGTGGTGCTCGACGCCGGCTCCGTCACCTTCGGCGACTCGTCGTTCTTGAACCTGTTGCTCCGGCTGCACCATCTCACCACGCTGCGCATCGCCGCCCCCGGAGATCAGCTCCGCCGCCTCTTCGCCCTGACGGGCGCCGATACCGTCCTCTCCCTGCACCCGAACGTCGAGGACGCCGTCCGCGCGTCATGA